A window of Trichocoleus sp. contains these coding sequences:
- a CDS encoding helix-turn-helix transcriptional regulator, whose amino-acid sequence MSLKNRIKVLVDDLGVTPYKFAQEVGIAYNTAYRLYNKPEKLPDIGVVQKICDTYQVQVDKVVYWQPDSDAA is encoded by the coding sequence ATGTCTTTGAAGAATAGGATTAAGGTCTTGGTGGATGACTTGGGTGTTACTCCATACAAGTTCGCTCAAGAGGTTGGAATTGCCTATAACACTGCTTATCGGCTTTACAACAAACCCGAAAAACTTCCTGATATTGGAGTTGTTCAAAAGATTTGCGATACCTACCAAGTACAGGTGGACAAAGTCGTCTATTGGCAACCTGATAGCGACGCGGCTTGA